A genomic region of Drosophila kikkawai strain 14028-0561.14 chromosome X, DkikHiC1v2, whole genome shotgun sequence contains the following coding sequences:
- the Ggt-1 gene encoding glutathione hydrolase 1 proenzyme, with translation MRLVCSKKVLLWLLLAAVMVTALTLGLVFGLRNRDSRLISGAVVSNGIGCADVGGDVLNDGGSAVDASIATLLCEGLLLPHSMGIGGGFVATIYTRSSRKVETLIARESAPAAAHKDMFVGQSEITGARAGAVPGEILGYWEMHRRYGILPWKRLFQPAIKLAREGHVVSRYLASAIQSKLTQIRANPGLASVFLNENQEPWLEGDFMKRTVLADTLERIAENGAKEIYDGGETGRKFVEDIQSLGGIITEQDLRDFKVHWESDGHIAANVSGSYTLYSTPVPSSGPLLAFILNIMGGMHTDDEYIYWQRAVEAFKHAYGQRTNLGDLYADPNNAASINATLEQMLQPEFVESIRKLIHDDRTSQDFDYYGANFTTEEDHGTAHMNVLAPNGDAVSITSTINNYFGSKVASLQTGIILNDEMDDFSTPGVVNGFGVPASPANYIYPGKRPMSSMSPAIIVDQQGNVRLLVGAAGGTRITTSVAGVIMKYLLRGESLTAAVNNGRIHHQLAPMQVSYEHEVDSGIAAYLAKVGHVLYEEPAGSSFAAVTAIEALEEPEPFYDRRRIGSSLTIAKSNKMQH, from the exons GTTGGTCTGTAGCAAGAAGGTCCTTCtatggctgctgctggcagcCGTGATGGTGACGGCTCTGACCCTAGGTCTAGTTTTCGGACTCCGGAACCGCGACTCCCGGCTCATCAGCGGCGCCGTCGTGTCCAATGGCATCGGGTGCGCCGACGTTGGCGGTGATGTACTGAACGATGGCGGCTCTGCCGTAGACGCCTCCATTGCCACGCTGCTCTGCGAGGGACTCCTCCTGCCGCACTCCATGGGCATTGGTGGTGGCTTTGTGGCCACCATTTATACGCGAAGCAGCAGGAAGGTGGAGACGCTGATTGCCAGGGAATCGGCACCGGCGGCCGCGCACAAGGACATGTTCGTGGGACAGTCGGAGATCACGGGCGCACGGGCGGGCGCTGTGCCCGGCGAGATCTTGGGCTACTGGGAGATGCACCGTCGATACGGTATCCTGCCCTGGAAGCGTCTGTTCCAGCCGGCCATCAAGCTGGCCCGCGAGGGTCATGTCGTTTCCCGTTACCTGGCCTCTGCCATTCAGTCCAAGCTAACCCAGATCCGGGCAAATCCCGGCCTGGCCTCCGTCTTTCTCAATGAGAATCAGGAGCCCTGGCTGGAGGGTGACTTTATGAAACGCACCGTTCTGGCCGATACGCTGGAGAGGATCGCCGAAAACGGGGCCAAGGAGATTTACGATGGCGGCGAGACGGGTCGCAAGTTCGTTGAGGATATCCAGAGCCTGGGCGGAATTATCACCGAGCAGGATCTGCGCGACTTCAAGGTCCACTGGGAGAGCGATGGACACATTGCGGCCAATGTCAGTGGCTCCTACACGCTGTACTCCACCCCAGTGCCAAGCAGCGGACCCCTGCTGGCCTTCATTCTCAACATCATGGGAGGTATGCACACGGACGACGAGTACATCTACTGGCAGCGGGCCGTAGAGGCCTTCAAGCATGCCTATGGCCAGCGAACGAATCTGGGCGATCTGTACGCAGATCCTAATAATGCCGCCTCCATCAACGCCACCTTGGAGCAGATGCTGCAGCCGGAGTTCGTGGAGAGCATCCGGAAGCTCATCCACGATGACAGAACCTCGCAGGACTTTGACTACTACGGCGCCAACTTTACGACCGAGGAGGATCACGGCACTGCCCACATGAATGTCCTGGCCCCCAATGGAGATGCGGTGTCCATTACCAGCACCATTAATAACTA CTTCGGCTCCAAGGTGGCCTCCTTGCAGACGGGCATCATTCTGAACGACGAGATGGACGACTTCTCGACGCCGGGCGTGGTCAATGGCTTCGGTGTGCCCGCCTCTCCGGCCAACTACATTTATCCAGGAAAGCGGCCAATGTCCTCGATGAGTCCAGCCATCATTGTGGACCAGCAGGGCAATGTGCGTCTGCTTGTGGGAGCAGCCGGTGGCACCCGCATCACCACCAGTGTGGCAGGC GTGATTATGAAGTATCTGCTCCGCGGCGAGTCCCTGACGGCGGCGGTGAACAATGGTCGGATACACCACCAGTTGGCCCCCATGCAAGTCAGCTACGAGCATGAGGTGGACAGCGGCATTGCCGCCTACCTGGCCAAGGTGGGTCACGTGCTATACGAGGAGCCCGCCGGCTCCAGCTTCGCCGCTGTGACGGCCATCGAAGCTCTGGAGGAGCCGGAGCCCTTCTACGATCGACGTCGCATCGGCAGCTCGCTCACCATTGCCAAGAGCAACAAGATGCAGCACTAG